The following proteins come from a genomic window of Halomarina ordinaria:
- a CDS encoding tRNA-dihydrouridine synthase has product MSQFAPRVALASLSGAADAGWARRGSRYAGCAFLGGIALDDATRDAARAMVDRDREEFLPPDPVAFVERQFEALDGVPLRPAVNVRSATLAPLRRVGAVCRAHDAILEVNAHCRQAEMCAAGAGESLLRRPERLAAQVRAASDAGATVSVKVRAEVEGVDLPDLARRVERAGAGVLHVDAMDAESVVADVRNACDCFLVANNGVRDRATVREYLGHGADAVSVGRPSDDPRVLARVRAAADEWFDADARRPGRVDGRW; this is encoded by the coding sequence ATGAGTCAGTTCGCCCCCCGCGTGGCGCTCGCCAGCCTCAGCGGGGCCGCGGACGCCGGGTGGGCGCGCCGGGGGAGTCGGTACGCCGGGTGTGCGTTCCTCGGCGGTATCGCACTCGACGACGCGACGCGCGACGCCGCCCGCGCCATGGTCGACCGCGACCGGGAGGAGTTCCTCCCCCCCGACCCCGTCGCGTTCGTCGAGCGCCAGTTCGAAGCGCTCGACGGCGTCCCGCTCCGCCCGGCGGTGAACGTCCGGAGCGCGACACTTGCGCCGCTCCGGCGCGTGGGCGCAGTCTGTCGTGCACACGACGCGATACTGGAGGTGAACGCCCACTGCCGGCAGGCGGAGATGTGCGCCGCGGGCGCCGGCGAGTCGCTGCTTCGACGTCCCGAACGCCTCGCCGCCCAGGTCCGGGCGGCGAGCGACGCCGGCGCGACGGTGAGCGTGAAGGTCCGCGCCGAGGTCGAGGGCGTCGACCTCCCCGACCTCGCCCGTCGGGTCGAGCGCGCCGGCGCGGGCGTGCTACACGTCGACGCGATGGACGCGGAGTCGGTCGTCGCCGACGTTCGAAACGCGTGCGACTGCTTCCTCGTCGCCAACAACGGCGTCCGCGACCGGGCGACCGTCCGGGAGTACCTCGGGCACGGCGCCGACGCGGTGAGCGTCGGGCGGCCGAGCGACGACCCGCGCGTGCTCGCGCGCGTCCGGGCGGCCGCCGACGAGTGGTTCGACGCCGACGCGCGCCGCCCGGGGAGGGTCGACGGCCGATGGTGA
- the cofD gene encoding 2-phospho-L-lactate transferase: protein MTTFLAGGTGTPKLLAGAADVFPPGGTTVVGNTGDDVELGGLFVSPDLDTVLFLDGGVLDRETWWGIDDDEGTTHEELGAIAERAGLDAGARYLPAARQTAGRDIARWRRFSGVGEFMYIGDRDRAVHLTRTSLLDEGRTLTEATRLLADAFGLDRDLLPMSDDPVATLVHTPDGPMHFQEWWVAEGGAPTVTEVEFRGAETAEPTAAVRSALADPVVVGPSNPVTSLGPMLAMDAVGRALAATPVVVVSPFVGDRVFSGPAATLMAAVGYDPSTAGVAEAYPFADAFVLDEADPTDLGRPVVRTDTTLDTDADSERVARAVREALEAVR from the coding sequence CTCGCGGGGGCTGCCGACGTCTTCCCGCCGGGGGGGACGACCGTCGTCGGCAACACGGGCGACGACGTGGAACTCGGCGGCCTGTTCGTCTCGCCGGACCTCGACACCGTCCTCTTCCTCGACGGCGGCGTCCTCGACCGGGAGACGTGGTGGGGTATCGACGACGACGAGGGGACGACCCACGAGGAACTGGGCGCCATCGCGGAGCGGGCGGGCCTCGACGCGGGCGCGCGTTACCTCCCCGCCGCCCGCCAGACCGCGGGGCGGGACATCGCGCGCTGGCGGCGCTTCTCCGGCGTCGGTGAGTTCATGTACATCGGCGACCGCGACCGGGCCGTCCACCTGACGCGCACGAGCCTCCTCGACGAGGGGCGGACGCTCACGGAGGCGACGCGACTCCTCGCCGACGCCTTCGGCCTCGACCGCGACCTCCTCCCGATGAGCGACGACCCGGTGGCGACGCTCGTCCACACCCCCGACGGGCCGATGCACTTCCAGGAGTGGTGGGTCGCGGAGGGCGGCGCGCCGACCGTCACGGAGGTGGAGTTCCGCGGGGCCGAGACCGCAGAGCCGACGGCGGCCGTCCGCTCCGCCCTCGCGGACCCCGTCGTGGTCGGGCCATCGAACCCGGTGACGAGCCTCGGGCCGATGCTGGCGATGGACGCCGTCGGCCGCGCGCTGGCGGCGACGCCGGTCGTCGTCGTCTCGCCGTTCGTCGGCGACCGGGTGTTCTCCGGCCCGGCGGCGACGCTCATGGCCGCCGTCGGCTACGACCCCTCGACCGCCGGCGTCGCCGAGGCCTACCCCTTCGCCGACGCGTTCGTCCTCGACGAGGCGGACCCCACCGACCTGGGACGCCCGGTCGTCCGGACGGACACGACCCTCGACACGGACGCCGACAGCGAGCGGGTCGCGCGCGCCGTCCGCGAGGCGCTGGAGGCCGTCCGATGA